The Lipingzhangella halophila genome segment AACGAGGTCGAAACAAATATGGAATGCGCTGCCCTGCCGCCTGGAAATGCGGCGCACCAGTTCGTGGCGGTGTGCGAAGCGGTGACGCTGCGCCGCGACTCCGGTAACCAGGGCCGCGCCACGCCCCCGGGGGTAGCCTTCCTGAGGGTGCGGCCGGCCGGCCGCACCGCCGACCGGCGACGAAGGAGCAGGCGGAGCCGATGATCCGGGTGGTCGTGGCCGAGGACATGCACATGGTGCGCGGGGCGCTGGTCTCCCTGCTCGGCCTGGAGGGCGACATCGCGGTGGTGGCCGAGCTGGCTTCCGGTGACGGGATCCTGCCAGCGGTACGCGAGCACAAGCCGGACGTCGCGGTGCTCGACATCGACCTGCCCGGCACCGACGGGTTGACCGCCGCCGCCCAAGTCGCCGAGCAGGCTCCCCAGACCCGCACCCTGATCCTCACCGCGCTCGGACGGCCCGCCAACCTGCGCCGCGCCCTCGCCGCCAAGGCCGGCGGGTTCCTGCTCAAGGACGCCCCACCCGAGGAGCTGGCCGAGGGCATCCGCGGCGTGCACGCCGGGCGGCGGGTGGTGGACGGCCAGCTCGCCCTGGAGGCGTTGGACAGCCAGGAGTCACCGCTGACCGCGCGGGAGCTGGACGTGCTGCGCCTCATGGCCGAAGGGGCGGACGCCGCCGAGGTGGCCAAGCGGCTCTTCCTCACCACCGGCACAGTGCGCAACTACCTGACCTCGGTCACAACCAAGCTCAACGCGCGCAACCGCGTGGACGCGGTGCGCATCGCCCGTGAGGAGGGCTGGCTCTGAGGCCGCCGCCGACGCGGCGAAGCCGGTCAGGAATGGGGCCCGCTCGGCTCGGCCGCGGCGAGCGGGATCCGCACCGTGAGGCGGAACCAGCCGCCGGTGTGGTGGGTGTGCAGGGTGCCGCCGAATTCGGTGGCGCGGTGGGTGAGGTTGGCCAGCCCACCGGCCGGCTCGCCGGGGCTGGCGCTGGCGCCGTCGTTGGCGAGTTCGGCGGTGACACTGCCGTCATCGTCCTTCCGGACGGTGAGCCGCGCCCGGCGGGCGGTGCTGTGGCGCAGCAGGTTCGTGGTCGCCTCGCGGAGGACGAACGCGAGGGTGGCCTCCACCGGCGCGGGCAGCGGGTCCTGCTCGGTGCGCAACCGCACGGCGATTCCCGCGGACCGCAGGGTGTCGCGGACCGTGGCGTACTCCTGCTGGAGGGAGGGCCCGCGGTGCCCTTCGGCCACGGTGCCCAACTCACCCAGCGCGGCGCGCGCGGCGCTCAGGGCCTGGTCCAGCTCGCAGAGGGCCCGGTCGGGCTGAGTGGTGGCCAGGCGGTGGGCGAGATCCAGCTTCAGGGCGACGGTGGACAGGGAGTAGCCCAGCAGATCGTGCAGGTCGCGACCGAGGCGCAGCCGTTCGGCGGCCTGGGCGGTCTCGGCAAGCTCGCGGCGCAGCTCCTGGACCTCGCTCACCATGAGCAGCAGCCGCGAGATCCCGTAGATGCTCAGCCCACCGTTCAGTGCGATGATCACGTAGTTCACGGCGGCCAGCGGGGCGGTGTCCACGGCGAACAGCCCGAGCAGTCCGACGCACGCGACGACGGCGGCGAAGGCGCTCCTGCGGATCCGGTGGGGCAGCGCGAACAGGGCACTGGCCGCGAGCACGTTGGCCAGCACCATGTGCAGCGACTGGAAGGCGAGCACCGGCAGTGCGGCCAGCGCCGCTTGCGCGGCCAGGGCGAGCCGGGCGCCCCCCTGCCGGCTCGGCCGGCCGGCCCAGGACACCTGCAGCGGGTGCAGCGCGACCAGCCCTGCCATGCAGGCGGTGCCGACAACCAGCTCAGTGGTGTGAAAGTTCGGGAACTGCAGGGCGGACAACTGCCGGGAGACGAGGAACCCGACGAGCACCGCCACCAGCAGCGCCCAGGCCGGGCGCAGCAGCGCACGCTGCGAAGTAGGGGCGCTGCCGGTCGCACACGGGGGCGCATCCCGGTAGCCGCGGGCGAGCTTCCGGGCCTCGGCGAGGCCCCGGCGTCCGGCGGTACGCATGGCCGCCAGCTCGCGCTGTACCTGTTGCGGATGGCCGGCTAACAGCCGGCGGGCCAGTTCGCCCCGCATCACGAGCGAGGTGAGCGCGTCGCCCAGTGTGGCGTGGATGTCGCGGACGAACTCCGCCCGCTGCAGGGCGACCGCACCCCGCGCCAGCTCGTCGCGAGTGGCGCTCAGCTCGGCCACCTGGGCGCCCAGCCGGGAGACCCCGAAGATCACCAGCCCACTGGTGAGCGTGTAGACAGTGCCGTAACCCACATCCTGCGGGCTGTAATACACCAGCGCCTGGTGCAGGGCATCCCCGGCGAGTACCGCTGGGACCGCGAGCCACCGTAGGGGGCCGCGCAGGACCAGCAGCGCGGTCCCCAGCAGGAACGAGTGCAGGCCCACCCAGGCCTGGGCGAAGTGCCAGGCCGGCAGGTAGACCAGGCCTGCCTGGACGGCCAGCACCAGCAGCGCCGCGGTCCGGCGCTCGGGGCGGTCAACCCACCGGGTCTGCAGCAGCTGCAGCGCGAACAGCGTGCCGAGCAGTGCCACAGCCACGGCCACGGAGGCGGGATCGTGCGGCACCGGCGTCCGGGTATTCACGAACAGTGTCTGCAACGCGGCCGTGGCGTGCAGCAGGAAAACCGCCACAGTGATGGCGTTGGCCAACCGCGGGGCCATGTCCGCGGCGTGGCGGTCGCGCCCTACTGCCACATGACCTCCCCCGAGAGCCATCCCGAACACACCAAGAGGGAAACCTACCCGCACAGCCACATATGGGGCATTTCGGGAGCCCAGCATCCCCGCGTGCGCGGGGAGCACTCTCCACCTATGACTATGAGCACACCATCACGGGGACCATCCCCGCATGCGCGGGGAGCACGACCGCGATCCGTTCCGTGATGAGCGTGGGCCGGGACCATCCCCGCGTGCGCGGGGAGCACCGTGCAGGTAGCGGTCGGTGGGGTTGGTGCTGGGGACCATCCCCGCGTGCGCGGGGAGCACACATGCGGCCTGCAGCCCTCTGAGGGCAGCGAGGGACCATCCCCGCGTGCGTGGGGAGCACCCACCCACCGGCCACGGGCGATCTCATCTGGTGGGACCATCCCCGCGTGCGCGGGGAGCACTACCGGAATCAATTTCCGATGGTGGCAGTGTGGGGACCATCCCCGCGTGCGCGGGGAGCACTATCGCTAGCAGTAGGTATCGCGGGGTATGCAGGGACCATCCCCGCGTGCGCGGGGAGCACCCCCGCCCCCGGGGCCGTCATCATCAGGCCCCCGGGACCATCCCCGCGTGCGCGGGGAGCACTGCGGCAACGGGTCTTTTACGGAGAAGTAGCCGGGACCATCCCCGCGTGCGCGGGGAGCACACGCCTGATCTGTGCGGATCTCCCCCGAGGCGGGGACCATCCCCGCGTGCGCGGGGAGCACAAATGATGCATGACCTAGCGATTAGCGACCCTGGGACCATCCCCGCGTGCGCGGGGAGCACGGCTCCGGAGGCGCCAGTGCTCCATGGCGACTGGGACCATCCCCGCGTGCGCGGGGAGCACGAGTAGTTGTCGACGTAGACGATCCGGAGCCCGGGACCATCCCCGCGTGCGCGGGGAGCACTGACGGGCTCCTCCTCAGAGGGCGCAGCTTCTGGGACCATCCCCACGTGCGCGGGGAGCACTCCGAGAAAATCACTGAGGACTACCCGGAGCTGGGACCATCCCCGCGTGCGCGGGGAGCACGCCGTGGCCAGCGCCACCATGGAAACCGGGCGGGGACCATCCCCGCGTGCGCGGGGAGCACGACGGCCCGGACGCCGTCGGCTCGAAGATGGTGGGACCATCCCCGCGTGCGCGGGGAGCACGTGGTGCCAGTCTTCGTCTTCGCCCGGTTCTTGGGACCATCCCCGCGTGCGCGGGGAGCACACTGAATGACCTGCGATTCTACAAGAGTAATAGCGTCATTTCATTCACTTCCCAAGAAACCGGCAAACCACCCATAACTTCCGCATTCCA includes the following:
- a CDS encoding response regulator transcription factor; amino-acid sequence: MIRVVVAEDMHMVRGALVSLLGLEGDIAVVAELASGDGILPAVREHKPDVAVLDIDLPGTDGLTAAAQVAEQAPQTRTLILTALGRPANLRRALAAKAGGFLLKDAPPEELAEGIRGVHAGRRVVDGQLALEALDSQESPLTARELDVLRLMAEGADAAEVAKRLFLTTGTVRNYLTSVTTKLNARNRVDAVRIAREEGWL
- a CDS encoding sensor histidine kinase, encoding MAVGRDRHAADMAPRLANAITVAVFLLHATAALQTLFVNTRTPVPHDPASVAVAVALLGTLFALQLLQTRWVDRPERRTAALLVLAVQAGLVYLPAWHFAQAWVGLHSFLLGTALLVLRGPLRWLAVPAVLAGDALHQALVYYSPQDVGYGTVYTLTSGLVIFGVSRLGAQVAELSATRDELARGAVALQRAEFVRDIHATLGDALTSLVMRGELARRLLAGHPQQVQRELAAMRTAGRRGLAEARKLARGYRDAPPCATGSAPTSQRALLRPAWALLVAVLVGFLVSRQLSALQFPNFHTTELVVGTACMAGLVALHPLQVSWAGRPSRQGGARLALAAQAALAALPVLAFQSLHMVLANVLAASALFALPHRIRRSAFAAVVACVGLLGLFAVDTAPLAAVNYVIIALNGGLSIYGISRLLLMVSEVQELRRELAETAQAAERLRLGRDLHDLLGYSLSTVALKLDLAHRLATTQPDRALCELDQALSAARAALGELGTVAEGHRGPSLQQEYATVRDTLRSAGIAVRLRTEQDPLPAPVEATLAFVLREATTNLLRHSTARRARLTVRKDDDGSVTAELANDGASASPGEPAGGLANLTHRATEFGGTLHTHHTGGWFRLTVRIPLAAAEPSGPHS